A genome region from Blautia coccoides includes the following:
- a CDS encoding ATP-binding protein, whose product MRERDTVMLEHFGDITMIQEVLQQAQTGLWIIEIEEGKEPRMYADKAMLGLLGLEEEPEPEVCYRAWYDRIIPEYYPQVEKGVEQMMRHRRAEVQYPWKHPKWGRIYVRCGGVRDDSYEDGVRLRGYHQNITDTIRAEQESDAVIRALSERYKGIYLCNMETEEIKTIKDYQEIGGYVGGCSSLQEFLCLYASSSVLPEYRKYFLELASGNRLMERLTGESGRVEYIYRVVSGNWRQLLLLPFSVSGGESPIIIMAFDDQNAEMEEHYNQMIAQAAVSRMYTLAVSVDMGKTEYHCVHCAEENLKIDRNGSFADYIGRLQERVCQEDREELQAIYCEESYRDRGCLEGELRMWDKKKQLHYYTYYAALIEQDTGGGFLLLMRNVDVKREEDEKNRQALLTAYESAKTANEAKTNFLARMSHDIRTPMNAIVGMTAIAQANAGDTEKIQDCLHKISISSEHLLELLNEVLDMSRIETGKISLAKESFHLQELIQSIGTIIGHEIEEKGHRLTICTDEVIHRDVQGDTGRIRQILLNLITNAVKYTPDGGCIGLAAKEKVSDIAGYGKFEFIVEDNGIGMDEKFLEHVYDPFERADDERVKNIQGTGLGMSIVKGLVSMMQGDVQVRSVPGKGTRFTVTLYLKLENREEISEKKKTDRPVTNLLDSNPLAGIRILLVEDNELNQEIARELLEMAGAVVELANNGREAVDMVQEHPDRYGTILMDIRMPVMDGCEAARRIRALGRPDTDRVPIIAMTANAFSEDVKQSLDSGMNAHIAKPIDMEKIIRTIQEYVWNS is encoded by the coding sequence ATGAGAGAAAGGGATACAGTTATGTTAGAACACTTCGGGGATATAACGATGATACAGGAGGTTCTTCAGCAGGCACAGACAGGACTCTGGATCATAGAGATAGAAGAGGGGAAAGAGCCCAGAATGTATGCTGACAAGGCCATGCTGGGACTGCTTGGGCTGGAGGAAGAGCCGGAACCGGAGGTATGCTACAGGGCCTGGTATGACAGGATCATCCCTGAGTATTACCCTCAGGTGGAGAAGGGCGTGGAACAGATGATGAGACACAGGCGCGCGGAGGTGCAGTATCCTTGGAAACATCCCAAATGGGGCAGGATATATGTCCGCTGCGGCGGTGTGCGGGATGACAGCTACGAAGACGGGGTCCGGCTGAGGGGCTACCACCAGAATATTACGGATACCATTAGGGCAGAGCAGGAGTCGGATGCTGTCATCAGAGCTTTGAGTGAACGGTATAAAGGGATTTACCTGTGTAATATGGAGACCGAGGAGATCAAGACCATAAAAGATTACCAGGAGATCGGCGGATATGTAGGGGGATGCTCCAGCCTCCAGGAATTTCTGTGTCTCTATGCATCAAGCAGCGTGCTTCCGGAGTACAGGAAGTATTTTCTGGAGCTGGCGTCAGGGAACAGGCTGATGGAACGTCTGACAGGAGAGAGCGGACGGGTGGAATATATCTACCGTGTGGTATCAGGAAACTGGAGACAGCTCCTCCTCCTGCCTTTTTCTGTGTCCGGCGGGGAAAGTCCCATTATCATAATGGCTTTTGATGACCAGAACGCGGAGATGGAGGAGCATTATAACCAGATGATCGCCCAGGCAGCGGTATCCAGAATGTATACGCTGGCTGTCAGTGTAGACATGGGAAAGACGGAGTATCACTGTGTACACTGCGCGGAGGAGAACCTGAAAATTGATCGGAACGGCAGTTTTGCCGATTATATAGGAAGACTGCAGGAGCGTGTCTGCCAGGAGGACAGAGAGGAACTGCAGGCTATTTACTGTGAGGAGAGTTACCGGGACAGGGGATGTCTGGAAGGTGAGCTGCGCATGTGGGATAAAAAGAAGCAGCTCCATTATTATACCTATTACGCGGCGCTCATAGAGCAGGATACAGGTGGAGGCTTCCTTCTGCTCATGAGGAATGTGGATGTAAAGCGTGAAGAGGATGAGAAGAACCGTCAGGCTCTTCTGACAGCCTATGAATCCGCCAAGACAGCCAATGAGGCAAAAACAAATTTTCTTGCCAGAATGTCCCACGATATCCGCACACCCATGAACGCCATTGTGGGAATGACGGCCATCGCCCAGGCCAATGCAGGCGATACGGAGAAAATACAGGACTGTCTGCACAAGATCAGTATCTCCAGTGAGCATCTTCTGGAGCTTCTCAATGAGGTTCTGGATATGAGCAGAATTGAGACTGGTAAGATAAGCCTGGCAAAGGAGTCCTTCCATCTGCAGGAGCTGATACAGAGCATTGGCACTATAATCGGGCATGAGATAGAGGAAAAGGGCCACAGACTTACCATATGTACTGACGAGGTTATACACAGAGATGTTCAGGGAGACACGGGGCGTATCCGGCAGATCCTGTTGAACCTGATCACAAACGCAGTCAAGTATACCCCGGACGGCGGATGTATCGGTCTTGCGGCAAAAGAGAAGGTATCAGATATCGCCGGTTACGGCAAATTTGAGTTTATTGTGGAGGACAATGGGATCGGCATGGATGAGAAATTTCTGGAGCATGTCTATGATCCCTTTGAGCGGGCGGACGATGAGCGTGTGAAGAATATTCAGGGGACGGGTCTTGGCATGTCCATCGTGAAAGGGCTTGTGAGCATGATGCAGGGCGATGTGCAGGTCCGCAGTGTACCGGGAAAGGGAACGCGTTTTACCGTGACTCTGTATCTGAAGCTGGAGAATAGGGAGGAAATTTCTGAGAAGAAAAAAACAGACAGACCTGTCACAAATCTTCTGGACAGTAACCCTCTGGCTGGCATCAGGATTCTGTTGGTGGAGGACAATGAGCTGAATCAGGAGATTGCCCGGGAACTGCTGGAGATGGCAGGGGCAGTGGTGGAACTGGCAAATAACGGCAGGGAGGCAGTGGATATGGTGCAGGAGCATCCGGACCGATATGGCACGATACTCATGGATATCCGTATGCCGGTTATGGATGGGTGTGAGGCGGCAAGGCGTATCCGTGCTCTGGGAAGACCGGATACGGACAGGGTTCCCATCATTGCCATGACAGCCAACGCGTTCTCCGAGGATGTAAAGCAGTCCCTGGATTCCGGGATGAATGCACATATTGCAAAACCAATTGACATGGAAAAGATCATCAGGACCATACAGGAGTATGTATGGAATTCATAG
- a CDS encoding MurR/RpiR family transcriptional regulator, which translates to MHLLTNTEAKLAAYILEHYEEVLNCNITELAEEAGVSDASVVRFCKSVGYKGYQDFKVNAARDVLPRDKHFNPSLEQGDDPETICRKIFASEVNVLNRTLAGIDLPLLTKVADQIRSAKRLVFFGSGGSLLVGKDAQHKFMKIGIRAFVYDDVDMQLMVSSLMEEGELAFGISHSGSNCNVINCLRNARENGVDTVALVSQGKTPLSKIADVVLYSSAEETIFQSESVSTRIAQLAMIDTLVAIVAFEDYEDSYTAIQKTRKATSENKL; encoded by the coding sequence ATGCACTTGCTTACCAACACGGAAGCGAAACTGGCAGCTTACATACTGGAACATTATGAGGAAGTGCTGAACTGTAATATTACGGAGCTGGCAGAAGAGGCAGGGGTAAGTGACGCGTCTGTCGTAAGATTCTGCAAGAGTGTGGGTTACAAGGGGTATCAGGATTTTAAAGTCAATGCGGCCAGGGATGTGCTGCCCAGGGATAAACACTTTAACCCCAGTCTGGAGCAGGGGGATGACCCGGAAACTATCTGCAGAAAGATTTTTGCCTCGGAGGTAAATGTTTTAAACAGAACACTGGCCGGGATCGATCTGCCTTTGCTCACAAAAGTGGCAGATCAGATACGCAGCGCAAAACGGCTGGTCTTTTTCGGCAGCGGCGGCAGTCTTTTAGTGGGAAAGGATGCCCAGCATAAATTTATGAAGATAGGTATCAGGGCTTTTGTCTATGATGATGTAGATATGCAGCTCATGGTTTCATCGCTTATGGAGGAGGGAGAGCTGGCTTTTGGGATTTCCCACTCAGGAAGCAACTGTAATGTTATAAATTGTCTGCGCAATGCCAGAGAAAATGGGGTCGATACAGTGGCTCTGGTAAGCCAGGGGAAAACGCCGTTGTCAAAAATTGCAGACGTGGTGCTGTATTCCTCGGCGGAGGAAACCATATTCCAGTCAGAGTCGGTGAGCACGCGGATAGCACAGCTTGCAATGATAGACACTCTGGTCGCTATCGTGGCATTTGAGGATTATGAGGATTCCTATACGGCCATCCAGAAGACCAGAAAGGCTACTTCAGAAAACAAATTATAA
- a CDS encoding zinc-dependent dehydrogenase: MRAVVLNGPNDFAPTDLPKPQIGDNDILLEMKKAAICGTDMRILAGTKTKGVRYPSVIGHEMCGIISEIGKNVSGFQAGDKVAIANVIPCGSCPACLAGRENACMNRKAVGYEFDGGFEEYVLIPEIAIKSGNVIKLPEHVSFTAGALIEPLACCIRGLKNAGTGFNDTVLIVGAGPIGLMHMQLSRIAGAKQVIVSEPNEMRRQVALELGADKVVDPTKENLEQIISDATGGMGADVIIMAIGVPALVNSTLKLCKKGGTVNLFAGFAGTGECTIEVNTIHYNEITVNGSTAYKRADYLEAADMVMTQKINLDKIATHTYKIDDFQKAYEMCKSGQGLKVIIEP, from the coding sequence ATGAGAGCAGTTGTTTTGAACGGGCCAAATGATTTTGCACCGACAGATTTGCCGAAGCCTCAGATCGGAGATAACGACATACTTCTGGAGATGAAAAAAGCAGCTATCTGCGGAACGGACATGCGTATCCTTGCGGGAACCAAGACAAAGGGTGTTCGTTATCCATCCGTGATCGGCCATGAGATGTGCGGCATCATCAGTGAGATTGGAAAGAACGTATCTGGTTTTCAGGCAGGGGACAAGGTTGCCATTGCCAATGTGATTCCCTGTGGTTCCTGCCCGGCCTGTCTGGCGGGAAGAGAGAACGCCTGCATGAACCGAAAAGCGGTTGGATACGAGTTTGACGGAGGATTCGAGGAATATGTACTGATTCCCGAGATCGCCATTAAAAGCGGCAATGTCATCAAGCTTCCGGAACACGTATCTTTCACCGCAGGGGCTTTGATAGAACCTCTGGCCTGCTGTATCCGCGGACTGAAAAATGCCGGAACCGGATTTAACGATACTGTATTGATCGTAGGAGCCGGACCTATCGGATTGATGCACATGCAGCTTTCCAGGATCGCAGGGGCTAAGCAGGTCATCGTAAGCGAACCCAATGAGATGAGACGCCAGGTGGCGCTTGAACTGGGAGCAGACAAAGTGGTGGACCCGACGAAAGAGAATCTGGAACAGATCATCAGTGATGCCACAGGCGGCATGGGGGCGGATGTGATCATTATGGCTATCGGCGTTCCGGCGCTGGTGAACTCTACCTTGAAGCTCTGTAAAAAGGGCGGTACCGTGAACCTTTTTGCCGGATTTGCCGGAACAGGCGAATGCACTATAGAGGTAAATACCATCCATTATAATGAAATAACCGTCAATGGAAGCACTGCGTACAAGCGTGCCGATTATCTGGAAGCGGCAGACATGGTTATGACACAAAAGATCAATCTGGATAAAATTGCAACACATACATATAAAATTGATGATTTCCAAAAGGCTTATGAGATGTGTAAAAGCGGTCAGGGTCTGAAGGTTATTATTGAACCGTAA
- a CDS encoding class I fructose-bisphosphate aldolase, translating to MAMLGKEVRMSRLVNPKSNKMMAITVDHATSRGIAPLTGLHHVQDTIDKIILGRPDAMTLTKGIAEHCMWNHAGEVAMLMKISNYSPVAPTRDTVFGTVDEAIRMGADAVSMGCMTLGDFQGEQFEAIGRVSEECMRKGMPLIGHVYPKGESVKPEDRTAWENIAYCVRSACELGMDIIKTTYTGDPDSMAKVVATVPSTFRIVIQGGDACKTLDDYLQMTREAMDCGVGGVTMGRFVWDYKDVTALVIALRYIIHEGYSVKEAKELLAQLENDKNYSEF from the coding sequence ATGGCAATGTTAGGCAAAGAGGTAAGAATGAGCAGACTGGTCAATCCAAAGAGCAATAAAATGATGGCGATCACAGTTGACCATGCCACTTCGAGGGGAATCGCTCCTCTGACAGGACTGCATCATGTTCAGGACACCATTGATAAGATAATCTTGGGAAGACCGGATGCCATGACCCTGACAAAAGGGATTGCAGAGCACTGCATGTGGAACCACGCGGGAGAGGTGGCAATGCTGATGAAGATTTCCAACTATTCCCCGGTAGCTCCAACCAGAGACACGGTCTTCGGTACTGTTGACGAAGCGATCCGGATGGGCGCCGACGCTGTATCTATGGGATGCATGACACTGGGTGACTTCCAGGGAGAGCAGTTTGAAGCGATCGGAAGAGTTTCTGAAGAGTGCATGAGAAAAGGAATGCCTCTCATCGGACATGTATATCCGAAAGGTGAGAGCGTGAAACCGGAAGACAGAACTGCCTGGGAGAATATTGCTTATTGTGTAAGAAGCGCCTGTGAGCTGGGTATGGATATTATAAAGACTACCTATACAGGAGACCCGGACAGTATGGCTAAAGTGGTGGCAACCGTGCCTTCTACCTTCCGTATTGTTATCCAGGGCGGAGATGCCTGCAAGACATTGGATGACTATCTGCAGATGACCAGAGAAGCTATGGACTGCGGTGTGGGCGGTGTGACCATGGGAAGATTTGTATGGGATTACAAAGATGTAACGGCTCTTGTCATTGCTCTGCGTTATATCATCCATGAGGGATACAGTGTAAAAGAGGCAAAGGAGCTTCTGGCCCAGCTTGAAAATGACAAAAACTACAGTGAATTCTAA
- a CDS encoding xylulokinase: MGNRYLLGVDVGTTSIKVAVIDEQAKVLGMSSSSYRLITPNQDYAQIDTEDMWNAYLKCIRLLQEGKNIDMSKVAGISISSLCPGLTALGENGEVLTDPIIYSDRRSTREAEMILEAVGREKLFEITANTAMAGAMSGTSMLWIKRNLPEVYEKTKYFGHVNTLLAQRMSGNFAMDHSNASYTDLFETTGGFRWSAFLCEKIGIDMEKLPPLHASTDVVGGLIHPDLIQMGIPRDTPIIIGGGDTACATLAAGVTKAGQVCESVGTTNVLTVCVDQPRFDKGFINRCHVVEGTWIYQGALSHTGASYQWFRDNFCQDLVDQAVGTEKTAFQLMNEEADKAEPGSGGLVFLPYMLGERSPIWDPYARGVFFGVSLQTTRKEMNRAVMEGCGYGLRQLSEIAERVTGQRIQEFTSIGGGAKSETWAQIKADITGKDIRILDMNDMAPIGAALLAGVGAGIFKDVYEAADKVEKKVYKVIRSSRAHDDIYNKRYQVYIQLYPQIKELYKIGSNLH, translated from the coding sequence ATGGGAAATAGATACTTATTGGGAGTGGATGTGGGGACCACCAGTATTAAAGTGGCAGTGATAGATGAACAGGCCAAGGTTTTAGGAATGAGCAGCAGTTCATACCGGCTGATCACACCAAATCAGGATTATGCGCAGATCGACACAGAGGATATGTGGAATGCCTATCTAAAGTGTATCCGGCTGCTCCAGGAAGGGAAAAACATAGACATGTCCAAGGTGGCCGGAATCAGTATATCCAGCCTGTGTCCGGGACTTACGGCTCTGGGAGAGAACGGGGAGGTGCTTACAGACCCCATTATATATTCTGACCGGCGCAGTACCCGGGAGGCGGAGATGATACTGGAAGCTGTGGGCCGCGAAAAGCTTTTTGAGATTACAGCCAATACAGCTATGGCAGGAGCCATGTCAGGAACTTCTATGCTGTGGATCAAGCGCAACCTTCCGGAAGTTTATGAAAAGACAAAGTATTTTGGCCATGTGAACACGCTGCTGGCACAGAGAATGTCCGGAAATTTTGCCATGGATCATTCCAATGCCTCCTATACGGATCTGTTTGAGACAACAGGGGGCTTCCGGTGGTCTGCATTTCTCTGTGAAAAAATTGGGATCGACATGGAGAAGCTGCCTCCGCTCCATGCGTCCACAGATGTGGTGGGCGGACTGATCCATCCCGATTTGATCCAAATGGGAATTCCCAGAGATACCCCGATCATTATCGGCGGCGGAGATACGGCCTGCGCTACTTTAGCGGCAGGCGTGACCAAAGCCGGTCAGGTGTGCGAATCCGTAGGAACTACCAATGTACTGACTGTTTGTGTGGACCAGCCCAGATTTGACAAGGGATTTATCAACAGATGTCATGTGGTGGAGGGAACCTGGATCTATCAGGGGGCACTGTCCCATACAGGCGCTTCCTACCAGTGGTTCCGGGACAACTTCTGTCAGGATTTGGTAGATCAGGCGGTGGGCACTGAGAAGACAGCGTTTCAGCTTATGAACGAGGAGGCCGACAAGGCGGAACCCGGGAGCGGGGGACTTGTATTCCTGCCCTATATGCTTGGCGAGAGAAGCCCTATCTGGGACCCTTATGCAAGGGGTGTTTTCTTTGGCGTATCTCTGCAGACCACCCGGAAAGAGATGAACCGGGCAGTAATGGAGGGATGCGGATACGGACTGAGGCAGCTCTCTGAGATCGCCGAACGGGTTACAGGACAGAGAATACAGGAATTTACGTCTATCGGAGGCGGAGCCAAGAGCGAAACCTGGGCGCAGATCAAAGCCGATATTACGGGAAAAGATATCAGGATCCTGGATATGAATGATATGGCACCCATTGGCGCCGCACTGCTTGCGGGAGTGGGCGCCGGGATTTTCAAGGATGTCTATGAAGCTGCTGACAAAGTGGAGAAAAAAGTATATAAAGTTATCCGAAGCAGCCGGGCACATGATGATATTTACAATAAGAGATATCAAGTATATATACAGTTATATCCACAGATCAAGGAACTATATAAGATTGGGAGTAACCTACATTAG
- a CDS encoding DctP family TRAP transporter solute-binding subunit, whose amino-acid sequence MKKRVLAAVLSAAMICTGLAGCGGNSQSTDASGKADAGKKTKITIAVPDPESSYIYQAAQEFADRASEYSDGTLEFTVSGNGSLYGGDTAAGIKQLSAGSLQMLILASSVYASFEPGYNVISVPYMFDDQQQLLDYLNSDTGKELMNRVSDMGITTVGSWTRSFRKITNSKNPVNKPEDLKGMVLRVPNNALYVEFFGACGAVTTPMNFSEVYNALQLNTLDGQENPVDVPFSNKFYEVQKYISGTEHMADAWLVGINSSVYDGLSEKQQEAITKAGEEVQQWNVDFMEKEDETALQTLLDNGMEYNEISEEDRQEFVKVSQSCYDKFKELIGDDELFNATTEFCGKN is encoded by the coding sequence ATGAAGAAAAGAGTATTAGCAGCAGTGCTGTCAGCAGCCATGATATGTACCGGTCTTGCAGGATGCGGAGGAAACAGCCAAAGTACGGATGCTTCCGGAAAAGCGGATGCGGGAAAGAAGACGAAAATCACCATTGCAGTGCCGGACCCTGAGTCATCCTATATCTATCAGGCAGCGCAGGAGTTCGCGGACCGCGCCAGCGAGTATTCAGACGGAACACTGGAATTTACGGTTTCCGGTAACGGTTCCCTCTATGGCGGGGATACGGCAGCGGGCATCAAACAGCTTTCCGCAGGTTCTCTGCAGATGCTGATCCTGGCAAGCAGTGTGTATGCCAGCTTTGAACCGGGATACAATGTCATCTCAGTGCCTTACATGTTTGACGACCAGCAGCAGCTTCTGGACTATTTAAACAGTGACACAGGAAAGGAACTGATGAACCGTGTTTCCGATATGGGGATCACCACTGTGGGAAGCTGGACCAGATCTTTCCGCAAGATCACCAATTCCAAGAATCCTGTGAACAAACCGGAGGATTTGAAGGGCATGGTTCTCAGAGTGCCCAATAATGCCCTGTATGTAGAGTTCTTCGGAGCCTGCGGTGCAGTGACGACGCCTATGAACTTCAGTGAGGTTTACAATGCGCTTCAGTTAAATACTCTGGACGGACAGGAAAATCCGGTGGATGTTCCATTCTCTAACAAGTTCTACGAGGTACAGAAATATATCTCCGGCACAGAGCATATGGCAGATGCCTGGCTGGTAGGAATCAACAGCTCTGTCTATGACGGCTTATCTGAAAAACAGCAGGAGGCCATCACGAAAGCCGGTGAGGAAGTACAGCAGTGGAATGTTGATTTCATGGAAAAAGAAGATGAGACTGCCCTGCAGACACTGCTTGATAACGGCATGGAGTACAATGAGATCTCTGAGGAAGACCGTCAGGAATTTGTGAAAGTATCCCAGTCCTGTTACGACAAGTTCAAGGAACTGATCGGGGATGATGAGCTGTTCAACGCTACAACAGAATTTTGCGGTAAAAACTAA
- a CDS encoding TRAP transporter small permease — translation MERKKTALSRFFDVIGGVENVVLAIMVVGMIFTILVQIIGRVIGHPFPWTEETSRYLFLWMMFVALAAGFNQAESSRVTLFVAKGPKWLRKFSEILYAVIVTAFFVFMIIYGWEVVRQQIMMKEMGTALMIPMYIIGICQPVAGVLGIIGVLQSFMEYHGNVAIAGKRKNEKETEEKER, via the coding sequence ATGGAACGAAAGAAAACAGCCCTGTCCAGATTCTTTGATGTGATCGGCGGAGTGGAGAATGTGGTTCTCGCCATTATGGTAGTTGGGATGATATTCACGATTCTGGTACAGATCATAGGGCGTGTGATCGGACATCCCTTTCCGTGGACAGAGGAAACCAGCAGGTATCTCTTTCTGTGGATGATGTTTGTAGCGCTGGCGGCAGGCTTTAACCAGGCGGAATCTTCCCGTGTCACGCTGTTTGTGGCAAAGGGGCCAAAATGGCTGAGAAAGTTCAGTGAAATATTATACGCAGTGATCGTAACCGCATTTTTTGTCTTTATGATAATTTACGGTTGGGAAGTGGTCCGTCAGCAGATCATGATGAAGGAAATGGGAACAGCTCTGATGATTCCCATGTACATAATCGGTATTTGCCAGCCGGTTGCCGGTGTACTTGGCATTATCGGCGTCCTGCAGAGCTTCATGGAATATCATGGAAATGTTGCGATAGCAGGGAAAAGAAAAAATGAAAAAGAAACAGAAGAGAAGGAGAGGTGA
- a CDS encoding TRAP transporter large permease, with protein sequence MVMSITLLVVFLLLMFLGVPIAISLGAASVFTIVTMSSLPLSMAAQSMFTSMNSFIMVAVPLFILCGSLMDEGGVADKIYDLAESMVGWIFGGLGHVSVVVNMLFAGMSGSSVAAIASIGKMSINALEKKGYPKDYATAINLSGSMLASVIPPSILMINAAATANVSIGQALLAGLIPGIIIGLIFMVYNYFYCKKHKIGDRTPFEGKRLGKAFVSAIPALLTPVILLGGVYTGFYTPTEGAAIAVVYTILVSVYVYKNLKWRDIPRIICKNARSTGTILFVAIAAKPASLIFELDGLPSAVANMITGISDNRIVIMFVLYLFLICVGMFMDATAAIFILVPILLPAVQAVGVSPLFFVVFLVITLSFGLITPPVGVCLYAAQNVTGLDLEKIIKASVPWIILIAVALCIFIIFPSIITVPVGLIFGT encoded by the coding sequence ATGGTGATGAGTATTACATTATTGGTGGTTTTCCTGCTGCTTATGTTCCTGGGAGTTCCCATTGCGATCTCACTGGGCGCGGCATCTGTGTTTACGATCGTGACAATGTCCTCTCTGCCTCTTTCCATGGCGGCACAGTCGATGTTTACCTCTATGAACAGCTTTATCATGGTTGCGGTTCCGCTGTTTATTCTGTGCGGCTCTCTCATGGATGAGGGCGGAGTTGCGGATAAGATCTATGATCTGGCGGAGTCCATGGTGGGCTGGATCTTCGGAGGCCTGGGTCATGTATCTGTTGTGGTTAATATGCTGTTTGCGGGAATGTCAGGCTCCTCTGTGGCAGCCATTGCATCCATCGGCAAGATGAGTATCAACGCGCTGGAGAAGAAAGGCTATCCAAAGGATTATGCCACAGCTATCAACCTGTCCGGTTCCATGCTGGCTTCAGTCATTCCGCCCAGTATCCTGATGATCAACGCGGCAGCTACGGCTAATGTTTCTATCGGTCAGGCCCTGCTGGCAGGACTGATCCCCGGAATCATCATCGGCCTGATATTTATGGTCTACAATTACTTTTATTGTAAGAAGCACAAGATTGGTGACCGTACTCCTTTTGAGGGAAAACGTCTGGGCAAGGCATTCGTAAGCGCTATTCCGGCGCTTCTGACTCCAGTCATTCTGCTGGGCGGCGTGTATACAGGTTTTTACACCCCTACAGAGGGTGCAGCCATTGCCGTTGTTTATACGATCCTGGTCTCAGTTTATGTATATAAAAACCTGAAATGGAGAGATATTCCCCGCATTATCTGCAAGAATGCCCGCTCTACAGGAACCATTCTCTTTGTAGCGATTGCGGCAAAGCCGGCTTCTCTGATCTTCGAGCTGGATGGACTGCCAAGTGCAGTGGCAAATATGATAACCGGTATTTCCGATAACCGGATCGTCATTATGTTTGTGCTTTACCTGTTCCTGATCTGTGTGGGAATGTTCATGGATGCCACAGCGGCAATTTTCATCCTGGTACCCATCCTTCTTCCTGCAGTGCAGGCAGTTGGAGTGTCTCCCCTGTTCTTTGTGGTATTCCTGGTGATCACCCTGTCCTTTGGACTGATCACCCCGCCGGTTGGTGTATGCCTCTATGCGGCGCAGAATGTTACGGGGCTTGACTTGGAGAAGATAATCAAGGCCTCCGTGCCATGGATCATTCTTATTGCAGTTGCCTTATGTATCTTTATTATATTCCCATCCATTATTACAGTGCCTGTGGGACTCATATTCGGAACCTGA
- a CDS encoding D-2-hydroxyacid dehydrogenase — MKIVVLDGYTENPGDLSWEALEQYGELTVYDRTSYVDSPLIAERIGNAEIVVMNKTPITRETIDKCPNIKLIAVLATGYNVVDCEYAREKGIPVANVPTYGTQIVGQYAVGLLLEICSHYGHHAQTVAEGRWENNADWCYWDYPMIELYGKTAGIIGLGRIGQATAKILQAMDMKVLAYDAYQSEAGKKLAEYVDLDTLFAQADVIFLHCPLFPETEGIINKENIAKMKDGVILINNSRGQLVVEQDLADALNSGKIYAAGLDVVSTEPIKGDNPLLKAKNCFITPHISWAAQASRQRIMDITADNIKAFLEGSPVNIVNKQ, encoded by the coding sequence ATGAAAATAGTAGTGTTAGACGGATATACGGAAAACCCCGGCGATCTGAGCTGGGAAGCTTTGGAGCAGTATGGGGAGCTTACGGTCTATGACCGTACTTCCTATGTGGATTCCCCTCTCATTGCCGAGAGGATTGGAAATGCTGAAATCGTAGTGATGAACAAAACCCCCATTACCAGAGAAACAATTGATAAATGCCCCAATATAAAGCTGATCGCTGTGCTGGCTACAGGCTATAATGTGGTTGACTGTGAGTATGCCAGGGAAAAGGGAATTCCCGTAGCAAATGTACCTACCTATGGGACTCAGATCGTCGGCCAGTATGCAGTAGGACTGCTGCTGGAAATCTGCTCCCACTATGGACACCATGCGCAGACAGTGGCAGAGGGAAGATGGGAGAACAATGCGGACTGGTGTTATTGGGACTACCCCATGATAGAGCTTTACGGCAAGACAGCCGGGATCATCGGATTGGGAAGGATCGGCCAGGCCACCGCTAAAATTCTTCAGGCCATGGACATGAAAGTGCTTGCCTATGACGCTTACCAGAGCGAAGCAGGCAAAAAGCTAGCAGAGTATGTGGATTTAGATACCCTGTTTGCCCAGGCGGATGTGATCTTCCTGCACTGCCCGCTTTTCCCTGAAACAGAAGGCATTATAAACAAGGAAAATATTGCAAAAATGAAAGACGGCGTCATTCTGATAAACAACAGTCGGGGACAATTGGTAGTGGAACAGGATCTGGCAGATGCATTGAACAGCGGAAAAATATATGCGGCAGGCCTGGATGTAGTATCCACAGAGCCGATCAAAGGTGACAACCCGCTGCTGAAAGCAAAGAACTGCTTTATCACACCCCATATTTCCTGGGCGGCGCAGGCATCACGCCAGCGTATTATGGACATTACTGCCGATAATATCAAAGCCTTTCTGGAAGGCAGTCCTGTGAATATTGTAAATAAACAGTAA